CGCGCCCAAGATGGCCTGGATCCGCCGGGAGCTGACCCGCGAGGGCGTCGTCACCACCAGCGACGTCTGGCTCGTCCACCAGCTGACCGGTGCGTTCGTCACGGACGCGGCCACCGCGGGACGCACCCAGCTGCTCGACCTCGACCAGGTCCGCTGGTCGCCCGAGGCCCTGGACGTCTTCGGCCTCGGTGACGAACGCCTCCCGGCCGTCGTCGACTCCGACAAGACCGTCGGTACGACAACCGCCTTCGGCGGTGAACTCCCGCTGACCGGACTCCTCGTCGACCAGCAGGCCGCCCTGCTCGCCCAGAACGCCCTGGATCCCGGCAACGCCAAGTGCACCTACGGAACAGGTGCGTTCCTGCTCGCCCAGACCGGGCCCGCGCCGCGCCGCGGCTCCACCGGACTGGTCAGCTGTGTCGCCTGGCGGCTCGGCGGCCGTACGAACTACTGCCTCGACGGACAGGTCTACACCGCCGCGTCCGCCGTCGACTGGCTCACCGGCCTCGGGGTCATCTCCGGCGCGGCCGACCTCGACCCGGTCGGCGCCACCGTCCCCGACTCCGGCGGCGTCACCTTCGTACCGGCACTCGCCGGACTCGCCGCCCCCTGGTGGCGCGGCGATCTGCGCGGATCGGTGACCGGCCTCGGCCTCGACACCACCAGGGGCCACCTGGTGCGCGCCCTGTGCGAAGGCATCGCCGCCCAGGTCGTCGAACTCACCGAAGCGGTCGCGACCGACCTGGGTTCCCCGCTGACCTCGCTCCGCGTCGACGGCGGTCTGACCCGCTCCGCACTGCTCATGCAGACCCAGGCGGACCTGCTGCAACGCCCCGTCGAGGTGTCCGCGCTGCCCGATGTCACCGCACTCGGCATCGGAGCGGTCGCCCGCATCGGCCTCGACCCCGGGCTCCCGCTCCAGCAGGCCGTACCCGAATGGAAGCCCGCCGCCGTGTACGAACCCCGGATCGGCGCCGACGAGGCAGCCGAACGCCTCGCCGGATTCCGCGCGGCCGTGCAGACCCTGCTGGAACATGCCTGATACGTACGAGAGTCACGCGATGAACCCCACGATCACCACGGCCGGGGACCTGACGGCCGGAGACCCGACAGCCGGCCCGCCGGGCTCGCCCGTCTATGACATCACGGTCGTCGGCGCGGGCGTGGTCGGCGCCGCCATCGCCCGCGAACTGGCCCGCTACCGGCTGCGCACCGCCCTCGTCGACGCCTCGGACGACATCGGCAACGGCACATCGAAGGCCAACACCGCCATCCTGCACACCGGTTTCGATGCCGTACCCGGCTCGCTGGAAGCCCGGCTCGTACGCGAGGGACAGCATCGACTGCGTGCGTACGCCGCCGAGGCCGGCATCCCCGTCGAACGCGTCGGTGCCCTTCTCGTCGCCTGGGACGAGGAACAACTGGCCGCCCTGCCGACCCTGTTGGCGAAGGCCGAACGCAACGAATACCACGCGGCACGCCTCCTGGGCGCCGACGAACTACGGGCCCGCGAGCCCCATCTGGGACCGGGCGCCCTCGGCGCACTCGAAATCCCCGACGAAAGCATCATCTGCCCCTGGACGACCCCGCTCGCCTACGCCACCCAGGCCGTGCGGGCCGGAGTCCATCTGCACCTCAACTGCCGTGTGCAGCACGTCGAAAGCGGCGCCGACGTCCATACCCTCACCACCACCCGCGGGACACTTCGCACCCGCCATCTGATCAACGCCGCCGGACTGCACGCCGACGAGCTCGACCGGGAACTCGGCAACGACGACCTCACCGTCACCCCGCGCCGCGGCCAGCTCATCGTCTTCGACAAGCTCGCCCGCGATCTCGTCGGCCACATCCTGCTCCCCGTGCCCACCGCCGCCGGCAAGGGCGTCCTGGTCGCACCCACCGTCTTCGGCAACGTGCTGCTCGGCCCCACCGCCGAGGAACTCGACGACAAGGCCGCCACCGGATCGACCGCGGACGGCATCGCCCTGCTGCGCGAAATGGGCCGCCGCATCCTGCCCGGACTGCTCGACGAGGAGGTCACGGCCGTCTACGCCGGACTGCGCGCCGCCACCGGGCAGGAGGACTACCGCATCCAGGACCACCCGGACCGGCGCTACATCACCGTCGGCGGCATCCGCTCCACCGGGCTCACCGCATCCATGGCCATCGCCGCCCACGTCACCGAACTGCTCAGTGCCTCGGGCCTCGATCTCGGTACGCCGTGCGAACTGCCGCCCGTCACCCTGCCCAACCTCGGCGAGGCATTCCCCCGCCCGTATCAGGACGCCGAACTGATCGCCGGGGACCCCGCCTACGGCACGCTCGTCTGCCACTGCGAACGGGTCTCCGCGGGCGAGATCAGGGACGCGCTGAGCGGCACGATCCCGCCGCTCTCCCGAGACGGCCTGCGACGCAGGACCAGGGTCGGCAACGGGCGCTGTCAGGGGTTCTACTGCGGGGCCGCGGTCCGCGCCATGTTCGAGGAGGCCCGGTCATGACCCGGCGCGAGCGCACGGTCGACGTCCTGGTCGTCGGGGGAGGACCGGCCGGTCTCGGCGCCGGGACCGAACTCGCCGCGTCCGGTGCGGGCCGGGTCGAGATCCTGGAGCGCGAGCAGACCGCGGGCGGTATCCCGCGCCACTGCTTCCACGGCGGGTTCGGCGCCCGCGGCGGCAGGGGAGGGCTCAGCGGACCCGCGTACGCCGAGGAATGCGTCGCCGCGGCCGAACGGGCCGGAGCCGTCCTGCGTGTCGGCGTCACCGTCACCGGCCGGTCCGGACCGCTGACCTTCGACACCACCGCACCTACGGGCCTCGAACGGATCACCGCCCGCGCGGTCGTCCTCGCCACCGGCGCCCGCGAACGTCCCCGCAGCGCCCGCCTCGTCCCCGGCACCCGACCGCCCGGCGTCTACACCACCGGCGAACTCCAGCAGGCCGTCCACCTCCACCGGCAGCGGATCGGCACCCGCGCGGTCGTCATCGGTAACGAACCCGTCAGCCGTGCCGCGGCCGACACCCTGCGCACCGCAGGCCTGGACGTCGTCGCCATGGTCACCGACCAGCCGCCCTCGCGGTTCACCGCGCTGATCGGGCCCCGGGACCGCACCCCGCTCCTCACCCGCGCCACCGTCACCGCCCTGACCGGCCGGGAACGGCTCACCGGAGTGGCGCTGCGGCATCACGACGGCCGGACCACGACCCTGCGCTGCGACACCGTCGTCTTCACCGGCGACTGGATCCCCGACCACGAACTGGCCCGGCGTGGCGCGGTCGCCCTGGACCCCGGCACCCGCGGCCCCGCGTACGACGCCTCGTACCGCACGACCGAGACCGGGGTCTTCGCCGCCGGCAATCT
This sequence is a window from Streptomyces sp. NBC_01217. Protein-coding genes within it:
- a CDS encoding FGGY family carbohydrate kinase, giving the protein MTGPVLAVDQGTSGTKTLVICPERGVIGSASAPVRPRHGAGGAVEVDPAELLASVVDAGRRALHEAGEPVAAVGLANQGETVLAWDPDTGRPLTDAIVWQDRRSAPICAELAAHDEELTHLTGLPLDPYFAAPKMAWIRRELTREGVVTTSDVWLVHQLTGAFVTDAATAGRTQLLDLDQVRWSPEALDVFGLGDERLPAVVDSDKTVGTTTAFGGELPLTGLLVDQQAALLAQNALDPGNAKCTYGTGAFLLAQTGPAPRRGSTGLVSCVAWRLGGRTNYCLDGQVYTAASAVDWLTGLGVISGAADLDPVGATVPDSGGVTFVPALAGLAAPWWRGDLRGSVTGLGLDTTRGHLVRALCEGIAAQVVELTEAVATDLGSPLTSLRVDGGLTRSALLMQTQADLLQRPVEVSALPDVTALGIGAVARIGLDPGLPLQQAVPEWKPAAVYEPRIGADEAAERLAGFRAAVQTLLEHA
- a CDS encoding FAD-dependent oxidoreductase — protein: MTRRERTVDVLVVGGGPAGLGAGTELAASGAGRVEILEREQTAGGIPRHCFHGGFGARGGRGGLSGPAYAEECVAAAERAGAVLRVGVTVTGRSGPLTFDTTAPTGLERITARAVVLATGARERPRSARLVPGTRPPGVYTTGELQQAVHLHRQRIGTRAVVIGNEPVSRAAADTLRTAGLDVVAMVTDQPPSRFTALIGPRDRTPLLTRATVTALTGRERLTGVALRHHDGRTTTLRCDTVVFTGDWIPDHELARRGAVALDPGTRGPAYDASYRTTETGVFAAGNLLHGVESAAIAAAEGRAVAAPVLRHLAAEPWPADRPRVAVDSPLQWIAPNLIGPGTDFPLHGRFILRTTRRLNAPLLVVRQDSRVLHRQRLLLPAVPGRPFHLRADWLDRADPRGTTVRIAVR
- a CDS encoding NAD(P)/FAD-dependent oxidoreductase — its product is MNPTITTAGDLTAGDPTAGPPGSPVYDITVVGAGVVGAAIARELARYRLRTALVDASDDIGNGTSKANTAILHTGFDAVPGSLEARLVREGQHRLRAYAAEAGIPVERVGALLVAWDEEQLAALPTLLAKAERNEYHAARLLGADELRAREPHLGPGALGALEIPDESIICPWTTPLAYATQAVRAGVHLHLNCRVQHVESGADVHTLTTTRGTLRTRHLINAAGLHADELDRELGNDDLTVTPRRGQLIVFDKLARDLVGHILLPVPTAAGKGVLVAPTVFGNVLLGPTAEELDDKAATGSTADGIALLREMGRRILPGLLDEEVTAVYAGLRAATGQEDYRIQDHPDRRYITVGGIRSTGLTASMAIAAHVTELLSASGLDLGTPCELPPVTLPNLGEAFPRPYQDAELIAGDPAYGTLVCHCERVSAGEIRDALSGTIPPLSRDGLRRRTRVGNGRCQGFYCGAAVRAMFEEARS